The nucleotide sequence CTTTTCCAGAAAATCCCCAAGGTATTGTCGCCTGTGCTGGCAAACCTGGCTGTGCTGCGGCCCAAACCCCAACTCAAGCGGATGCCCAGGTTCTAGGGGGCTATTTAGAGTCCTTATCCTTAACTACCCCTGTGAATATTCACCTCACCGCCTGCCCTAAGGCCTGCGCCCAACCCAGTCCGGCAGAGATCACCCTTTTGGGCATTGGGCCAGATATTTATCGCCTCTATCTCGGAGATCTTCGGGATGACCAGGCCCCAGTCATGGCCCAACAACCGCTTGCGGAACTCTTGCCCCTGATTGCCGCCACGTTAGGACCAAAATCTGGGCCCGCCCACTCTAGCAGATTATGACCTACGACTATATCCGTGATGGCAGTGAAATTTATCGCCAATCCTTTGCCACAATTCGAGCCGAAGCCAATTTAGCTGGCCTGGATCAGGATTTAGCGACAGTGGTGGTGCGGTTAATCCATGCCTGTGGAATGCCCGATATTGTCAAAGATTTACAGGCATCAGCGGGGGCCGTCAAAACTGGGCGCAAGGCTCTTCAGGAGGGGGCCGTCATTCTCTGTGATGCCCAAATGGTGGCCGGGGGGGTGACGCGCCAACGACTGCCTGCGGATAATTTGGTCTTGTGTACGTTAAATGCCCCGGCAGTCCCAGGCCTGGCGGTGAACATTGGCAATACCCGTTCCGCGGCGGCGATTGAGTTATGGCGACCCCATTTAGCCGGAGCAGTGGTGGCCATTGGGAATGCTCCAACGGCTTTGTTTTATCTATTGGAATTACTGGATCAGGGCCTACCCCCACCTGCCCTAATTTTGGGGTTTCCAGTCGGATTTGTGGGGGCGGCGGAATCTAAACAGGCCTTGGCCACCCATCCCCAGCAAATTCCCTTTATAACGGTGCATGGCCGACGAGGGGGAAGTGCAATGGCCGCCGCCGCAATTAATGCCTTGGCCCAGGAGCAGGAATGATGTGTGCAACAGAAACCAAACTCGGTAAGCTCTATGGTTTGGGCATTGGGCCTGGGGATCCGGAGTTACTCACCCTCAAGGCTCATCGAATCCTCACGACGGTTCCAGTGATTGCCTACCCCTGCATGGAAAATGGCAAAGTTTTGGCCCGGGCCATCGTGGCGGACTATATTCAAGCCAACCAGATTGAAATTCCGATACCGTTACCTTTCAGTGTGGAGCGGTCTTCCCAACCCTATTACGACTCAGCCGCGGCTAAAATTGCCTCTTATCTCCAGGCCGGGCAGGATGTGGCGGTACTCTGTGAAGGGGAACCCATGCTCTATGGCAGTTTTATGTATCTGTTTCAGCGTTTAGCGGGGCAGTTTCCCACAGAAGTTGTACCGGGCATTTCCTCAACCTTGGCCTGTGCCGATATGTTGGGTGTGCCCTTGACGTTTCGCAATGATGTGTTAACCATGATTCCGGCCACCCTAAACATTGCTGATTTACGGGTCAAACTTAGGGGGGTTGATGCGGCGATTATTCTCAAACTGGGGCGGCATTTTGCCAAGGTTTATCATGTTCTAGAGGAATTGGGATTGTTAGAACGGGCCCACTACATTGAATATGCAACCCAACCCACTCAGCAAATTCGGCAGATGAGGGAAATTACGCCAGAAACAGTCCCCTACTGGTCTTTAATTGTTATTCCTAGCCGGGGCCTGGCTCAAAACCCATCATCGTTTTCTAGCCTACCTGATGATCTAGCCCTCAAGCGGTAACGACACACCAAAACAGATCACCATTACTCGTCAGCGTGGGTGTACAGTTGGGATTTGCTACGATTCTAGTACCGTCTTGGTTGAGGGGCTAACTCTCCCGATGTTTCAAAAAATTAGGCAGCTTATTAAGGATTCTGAACATTGGTATCTTTCTACCCCAGAACGGGCCCTCAATGCTTCCTACACTGCTGCCCTCAAAATCAGAGCCATTGAAAATGAGCACTTTGGCGGTCGTCCCATTAGTCGCTTTGCCCTCAGCGATGGGTCAGAAGGAAACTATTTTCAAGCCGAGTTACAAAAACTTCTCAAAACAGTACGGATGCGTCTGACAGAATTTAAGGCCACCCATCGGATATTAGAAATTGATGATGCCTCTACCCCAGCCGTCACACTCCCAGCTAATCTCAGTAATCATCAATCGGTTGGCAACCAAGACAGTGAAGCCGCCGCTACCTATACCATTACCGCCGAGGTCATTAATCCCGGTGAATTGACAATTCCTGCCAAGCTCCGGTTTATTGATGCCACCCTCAACCGCTATAAACGCCTCCATCATTCAGAGCTAGTTGCCCTGGGTAATCCGTCCTTAAGTCATCAAAACCTAGAGCAGAACGGGAACGGAAAGAAAACCAGAAAGCCCACCTCTGCCAGGACAGATCCCGCCAACCTAGAACTGGGATCTTTTTATGAGTCGGGCTACAGTAATGAGGATTTAACCGATGACTCAAAGCTGGATAGTGGTTTTATTCCCCGTTCAATTTTACGAACAGCAGATCGTTTTCGCCGGGAACTCGATCCAGGGGATAACAATGAAGAAGAAATTGTGCGGGACTTTCGGACATCCAAAGCTCGAACAAGGATTGCAATTCGCTTTGTCTTACTTTTAATTATTATTCCTTTACTGACTCAACAGCTTTCAAAAATACTTGTGATTGGGCCAATTGTGAACCACTTTAAGGCAGTGGGAAAAATTGAAATGATCATTAATACCCAAATTCAGGAACGGGTCTTAAATGAATTAGATCAGTTTGAAAATAAAATCCGCTTTCAAAGTCTGATTAGTCAGGTTCCTGTGCCGCCAGCCGAACTCCAAGAGCAGTTACGGGAAAAAGCAATCGAACTTTCTACGGAATATCAAAAGGAACTCATCGAACCTCTGAAAAATATTCTTTCCGATAGCTTGGGAGTTTCGGCGTTTACGTTACTGCTGCTCTTGAATCGGCCTCAAATTGCCATTCTGAAAACCTTTATGGATGAAGTGGTTTATGGATTAAGTGACAGCGCCAAGGCCTTTATTATCATTCTGTTTACGGATGTATTCGTTGGTTTCCACTCACCCCACGGCTGGACTGTCATTGTTAACAATACCCTGGAGCACTTTGGCTTGCCTCAAAACGAGGACTTCATTGATATGTTTATTGCCACGTTCCCAGTGATGTTGGATACGGTTTTTAAGTATTGGATTTTCCGCTATCTGAATCAGATTTCACCTTCAGCCGTGGCAACTTATAAGAATATGAATGAGTAAGTTAATAGCTTTTAAAAATACCTGGATAAGGATAAAAATTGCTGCCAACATAATTAAAATCAAATTCATTGTATCAACCTAGCCATGAACCTTGAATCTTCAGTATTTACTCCCAATAGTTACATCCCCGCCCGCTACACCTGTGATGGAGGCAACCATTCACCCCCATTAATTTGGAAAAATACTCCGGTTGACACAAAGAGCTTTGTAGTTGTTACGGATGATCCTGATGCCCAGGCCGTAATTGGTAAAACGTTTGATCATTGGGTGATTTATGATTTGCCGAAGGATATAACGAGTTTATCCGAAAGCTTACCCCCTAAGGCAGTTCTCCCTGATGGAGGTCATCACGGCCTAACAACGCGTAATCAGTTGGGCTATTTTGGGCCTTGTCCACCGCCAGGAGTCTGCCATAGATATTTTTTTCAGTTATTTGCTGTGGATACCGTATTGGAATTGAGGCCAGGGAAAACAAAAGCCGAAGTGCTTGCGGCAATGACAGGTCATATTTTAGCTAAGGCTGAGTTAATTGGTCTTTATCGCCGTTAATTTGACCTTAATAATCATGGATACTCTCGCTTAAGCGGCTTTGGTCAAAGACTTGTAAACTTGTCTCTAGTCTTTATCCAGAATGCTATGACGATTCAGGTTGTTGCGACTCATCCTTTCTCAGATCAAAAACCAGGTACATCTGGCCTGCGTAAAAAAGTTACTGTCTTTCAAACGCCGCACTACCTTGAAAACTTTATCCAGGCCACTTTTGATACTCTCGAAAGCTGTCAGGGACAAATTCTGGTTGTGGGTGGAGACGGACGATATTTTAACCAGCCAGCGATTCAAATTATTCTGAAAATGGCAGCGGCTAACGGCTTTGCACGGGTTAAGGTGGGGCAAAATGGGATTCTCTCGACTCCGGCAACCTCCTGCATTATTCGCAAATATCGCACCCTTGGCGGCATTATTCTCTCAGCTAGTCACAATCCAGCGGGGCCTGGGGGAGATTTTGGGGTTAAGTTCAATACCAGTAATGGTGGCCCGGCTCCGGAAAAAGTGACCAAGGCAATTTACGAGCGCACCCAGGCCATTGAAACCTACAAAATCCTTGCGGCGGGGGATGTCGATTTAGGACGCTTAGGAGAAACCACCCTCGGAACCATGGTTGTGGAGGTCATTGATTCCGTGACTGACTATGCCCAACTTTTGGAAACGTTGTTTGATTTTGACCGGATTCAGCAGTTCATGGCCAGCGGCTCATTTCGGTTTATTTTTGATGCCATGCACGCCGTCACAGGCCCCTATGGCCGCAGAATTTTTGAAGAGCGTTTAGGTGCGCCCGCCGGAACAGTTCAGGCCGGGTTTCCCTTGGAAGACTTTGGTGGCGGCCATCCTGATCCGAATTTGGTCTATGCCCATGACTTGGTGGCGCAACTGTTCACAGAACATGGGCCGGACTTTGGGGCCGCCTCCGATGGGGATGGGGATCGAAATATGATTCTGGGTCGGAACTTCTTTGTCACCCCCAGCGATAGCCTAGCCATCCTAGCGGCCAATGCCACCCTAGTTCCTGGATACCGACAGGGTTTAGCTGGAATTGCTCGCTCCATGCCCACCAGTCAAGCTCCTGACCGCGTAGCCCAACAATTGGGAATTCCGGCCTTTGAAACCCCCACAGGCTGGAAATTTTTTGGTAATCTCCTCGACTCTGGCCAGGCCACCCTCTGTGGAGAAGAAAGTTTTGGCACGGGATCCAACCATGTTCGGGAAAAAGACGGTCTCTGGGCGGTGTTGTTTTGGTTGAATATCCTCGCGGTAAGGCAAGAGTCCGTGGCCGAGATTGTCACCCAACATTGGCAAACCTATGGCCGTAACTTTTATTCCCGTCATGATTACGAAGGGGTAGCCAGTGATCGGGCGAATGAATTGATGTCTCAACTCCAGGCCAAACTGCCGACCTTAACGGGGAAAACGCTGGGAGCCGGCCGGGTTGCCTATGCCGATGACTTTAGTTATAAAGACCCTGTGGATCAGACGGTCAGTGCCAACCAGGGGATTCGGATTGGCTTTGAAGATGGGAGTCGGATTGTTTTTCGGCTTTCGGGGACAGGGACAGAAGGGGCCACGCTGCGGGTTTATTTAGAGCGCTATGAACCCAATCCCCAACACCATGGCCTGGATGCCCAAATTGCGTTGCAAGATTTAATTGGCCTGGCAGACTCCCTCGCCCAAATCAAACTGCTGACCAGCCGAGACAAACCCACTGTTATTACTTAAGACGCAAGACTTTCGTGGAGAACTTTTTAATTGCAAAGTTACCCCAAACATACTAAAATCCGTCACATTGTTGTGTAAACCACTTTGTTACAATTCAGCGATTCATTCATTACCAAGACAGGGGTAAAAAACTGTGGGAGTGTTTAACAGACTTTCGCGAGATATTGGCATAGATTTAGGAACTGCGAATACCTTGGTTTATGTCTCCGGGCGGGGTGTGGTCTTAGAAGAACCCTCTGTTGTTGCCATTGATCAAATTACCCAACAACCCTTAGCCGTGGGCACAGAAGCCAAACGGATGTTGGGGCGAACTCCCGGAAATGTTGTCGCAGTGCGCCCCTTGCGGGATGGGGTGATTGCTGACTTTGAACGGGCCGAGATCATGCTCAAATACTTTATGCGGCAGGTTCATGGTGGAAAAAATCTCTTTGCGCCGCGGGTCGTGGTCGGGATTCCCAGTGGTGTGACCGGGGTTGAACGCCGTGCCATTGAAGATGCCGCCAGGGGAGCTGGAGCCCGGGAAGTCTATTTAATTGACGAACCTGTTGCCGCCGCCTTCGGGGCTGGATTACCCGTTGAAGAACCCACTGGTAACATGATCGTGGACATTGGCGGGGGAACGACCGAAGTAGCAGTGCTGAGTATGCAGGGCACAGTCCTAAGTGAATCGGTGCGGATTGCTGGGGATGAATTATCAGATTCCATTACTCAATACATGAAGAAAGTCCACAACATGATTGTTGGTGAACGGACTGCCGAGGAAATTAAAATTCGGATTGGCTCGGCCTATCCCAACGACCATTACGACGATGAACTCATGGAAGTGCGAGGGTTACACCAACTCTCTGGCCTACCCCGTACCGTGAGCATCAAAACCCCAGAAATTCGTGAAAGCATGGCAGAACCCTTAACAGGAATTATTGAAGCCATTAAACGCACCCTTGAGCGGACTCCCCCGGAACTGGCTGCCGACATTGTGGATCGGGGAATTATGTTAGCAGGGGGTGGGGCACTCCTTAAGGGCCTGGATACCCTAATTAGTCATGAAACCGGGATTGTTGTTCACGTGGCTCCGGATCCATTGCGCTGTGTGGTGCTGGGCACCGGCCGAGTTTTGGAGAACTTTAAGGAACTAGGGCGGGTCTTTGGCGGCCAAAGTTCAATGTCACACTAGGCGTTTAACCAGGCCAGTCTCATCACCCAAGGTCAGAACATGATGCAGCGTTATCAAGGGCAGGAATAAACCGATGGGGGCAGTTGTTCGGTGGTGGACGCGCTTTAGCAGCCTGTTAATATTAACGGGAGTGACCTTAGGAGTAGCCTGGGTTGTCCGAGAGACCAATGGGGCGGGCATTCGCGAACTTTATCGGGTGGTAACATTACCGATTTATGGCGGTGTCAATAATACGGATCAGTTAATTCAGGCCCGGACGTGGGAACTAGAACAACGCCTAGCCGAAGTCCAAAGCCAAAATGACCAACTCCGGCAACTGTTAAATATCCCCCAAGTTAAACAAAATAAAGCAGTGGTGGCGCGGGTGATTGGTCGTAGTGCGGATCATTGGTGGCAGCAGGTTTTACTCAATCAGGGTAGTCGTGAGGGGCTTGCCCAAGGGGCGGTGGTTTTAGCCAGTGGTGGCGTAGTCGGGCGAATTACCAGCATTACCCCCAATACCAGTCGGATTTTATTATTGACGGATCCCAGCAGTCGGGTTGGGGTGGTCGTGGGTAGAACTCGGCAAATGGGTATTCTCCGGGGACAATTGGGAAATAAGGCGGTCTTAGAATTCTTTGACAAAGATCCGAAGGTGCAGCCCCAAGATGCAGTTTTAACTTCGGAACTCAGTAGTTTATTTCCGGCCGGTTTGCCTGTCGGAGTAATTGAATCAGTAGATCTATCTGATCCGACCCGCCCCCACGCAATTGTGCAATTAGCCGCCCCCGTCGATCGGTTGGAATGGGTACAGGTAATGGTGAATGGACAATCCTCTCAAACAACTCTCACCCCTAGTCCGTAATGGCTTAAATGGGGTTGTGATCGTCACCTCCATTTTTATCTGCGCGGTGGCCGCCCTCTGGCATCACTCGGCCTGGGAAATGACGGGAATTAACCCCGACTGGTTTTTGATTTGGGTGGTGGCTTGGAGTGTCAAGCGGCCGGCCTGGCAGGGGATTGTTGGTGGTGTCGGCCTGGGCCTGATTCAAGATGGGCTGACGGGGCATCAACCAACCCATGCCCTGTCTCTGGGAGTTGTGGGGCTGATTACGGCGCTCCTCCAAAAACAGCGGTATGTTTCTGAAGACTTTATTTCCATTGCCCTGATTACCTTTGCGATGGCGATCATTAGTGCCACGGTCATTGCGGGTCAACTCAGTCTGGAAAATAGCCGTCCTCTGGCTGAGATTTGGCAACAGCATCGTCAGATTGCCCTCGGTTCGGCAATTCTCAGTAGTCTTTGGGCCCCAATTCTCTATGCCCCCCTCAATCTTTGGTGGCAGTGGTTAATTGAGGCGGGAAAGGATTAGATATCCAGGCCTGGCAACCTTAGAGCTCCCTGAGTTGTTGGAGTTGTTCTTGGGCTGGTTGATGATTGGGGTCATGGGTGAGAGTTAATTCAAAAAAAGTCTCAGCCTGATCGATTCGTCCAAGTTTCAGCCAGCAATAGCCCAAACTAAAGGCCGGATGAGCCTTGAGAAAAGCCTGGTCAAAGGGTTCATTGCGATCATAGGTTTGGCGTTGCCCCATCCTTAAACATTGCTCCAAATAGGGGACTGCCCCCAAGTAAAACCCCAAATAGAACACCAACAGGCCAGCTAAATAAATCAAGGGGGCATAGTGGGGAAACCAGCGAATCCCGTTGTGGATTAAGAATTGGGCCTGGTCATAATCTTCAGCTTCGAGGGCATCCCAGGCCAAGACAAACAATAATTGCCTAACAAAACCCGTTTCCTGAGGAATTTCTCCCGAAAGTAGGTTGGGTAAAATCCGCTCATAGGCCGCTTGAAAACATTCTTGGGCCAACTCCAGCTCCCCACAGGCCTTGTAGTGATCCGCAAGGGTAATCAACCACATTAAGCCGATGTTACCCTCTTGCCGCATTGCCTCCAGAATAGGGATGTTGCGGGTTTTCATTTTCTGGATCATCTCAGTCCGGGTTGTACAGCCATGATGGTAGAGGTAAGCTCCTGTTAAATAACCCGTTTGATAAGAACCGGAGTGAGTCAGTTGTTCATGGAGTCGGCCGGCATAGTGAATTCCCCCTTGATTGCGACCAAAACGATTCATCCAGAAGTCGGTCATCGTGGGGCTATTTTCAGCTTGGGGGGCCTCTAAACGCCGAATTGAGTATTGCTGATAGCTCAAATCTGTTTGTTCTCTAAGTTGGGATAACCAGGCCGGGTCGGTAACGATTAATTCCTCATCGGCATCAATGACAAAAATCCATTCCCCCTGGGCTTGTTCTAAAGAAGCATTACGCGCCGCCGCAAAGTCATCACACCAAGTAAAGCTAAAAATCTGGGCCTGGAAGGATTCAGCAATAGCCAGAGTTTCATCCGTTGAGCCGGTATCTACGACAATAATTTCATCCACCCAGGCCTGGGCACTAGCTAAACAGCGGGCTAAGTGGGCGGCCTCATTTTTAACAATCATGCACAGGGATAGGAAGGGTTTCGCCACAGGTTATATCTAACGTAGGAATTGACTCAATTGGGAATATCGGGAGGTAAAAAGCGTTGGGCCGTGCGCTCTCCCAAACGTAACCCAATAATCCCCAGAGCCGCCGAGGTAACCCAATAAAACAAGGCAATCTGCCCATTTTGGTTTTGCCAAAGCAGGAAGGTATCTAACTCATAACTGGAAAATGTTGTGTAGGAACCGAGAAATCCTGTCGTGATCATCACATAGAGATCTGGATGAATCCGAATCGCCTCATTCAGAAAAAAGACCACCACAAACCCCATCACATAGCAGCCAGAGATATTGACAATCAAGGTTCCCCAAGGAAAGCCTAGGCCCCACTGTGATTGGCAGACGGTGACGACCCCATAGCGGGAAACAGCCCCGACAATTGCTCCCAGGCCAATGGCCATTGGTGTTCTCCAGATTGGGTTGCTGAACATTGAGGCCAATGCCATGATGCTTTGAAAAACTGCCCTATTGTAACAAGTTCCGGCCTGGAGACTGCCTTAAAAACGCCTCTAATCCTCCGCTTAAGGCCTGGTATCCAGCTGAATTTAGGGGTAGGAAATCTCGACTAAAAATGAATCCCGGCCTGTTCCATCCGCTGTAAGGCCTCCCCCAACCGCTCGCAGTCTGTAATTAAACTGACCCGAACAAACCCTTCACCTCCTTCGCCAAAAGCATTCCCAGGTGTAACGACAACCCCCGTTTCCTGCAAAAGTTTCAGGGCAAAATCTGTCGAGCTCACCCCCAGGGGACAAGGCACCCAGAGATACATCGTCGCTTGAGTTTTGGGGACAGTCCAGCCCAGTTTTCCCAGGCCAGCAATGAGAAAATCACGCCGGGTTCGATAGCGATCACAAACGGTGGTTAAATACTCATCGGGCAAGTTTAGAGCAGTTTCCGCCGCAGTTTGAAGAACGGCAAATAAGCCATAGTCCAAATTGGTTTTCAGAGTTCGCAGGCCTTGGATAATATGCCGATTACCGACAACAAAGCCAACCCGCCAACCGGCCATATTGTAGGTTTTGGAGAGAGTATGGAATTCAACCCCAATCTCTTTTGCTCCCGGAATTTCTAACAAACTGGTTGGTTGATAGCCATCGAAAGCCAATTCTGCGTAACAAAGATCATGAACGAGGAGGATGTTATACTCCCGCGCAAACTCAACCATATCCACAAAAAATTGCCGGGGAGCCGTGGCCGCGGTTGGGTTACTGGGATAGTTAAAGTAGAAAATCTTGGCCTGGTGGGCAATGTCTTCAGGAATCTGATTCAGGTCAATCAGCCAATTATTTTCTGGTTTGAGAAGTAGCGGATAAATATTTGCTCCTGCAATGGCGGGGCCGCGAAAATGGGCCGGATAGGCCGGACTGGGGACGAGAACTACATCTCCTGGATTTACATAGGCCAAGGCTAAGTGGGTCAGGCCTTCCTTAGAACCCAGTAAGGGTAAGGCTTCCCCATCGGGATCCAGTTCTACTTGATAGCGGCGGTGATACCACTGAGTAATGGCTTTGCGGAAATTGGCGGTGCCTTCAAAGGGGGGATACCCATGATGGCTGGGGACTTGAAAGGCTTGAATTGCCGCATCAATGACGGGTTGTGGGGGCATGCCATCGGGATTCCCCATGCCTAAATCAATTAGGTCCAGGCCCTGCTCTCTCGCCCGCGCTTTCAACTCATCCAAACGGGCAAAAACATAGGGGGGTAAAGAACCGAGGCGGTCGGCTGGCTTAATCCAATCCAGGCCCATCTTAGGTAATCCCTTCCGTACAGTTGGGACGAGCCATCGCAGTTGTTTCGGCAGTGGTGGAGATCATCGCAGCCATTAGTTCAGCCGGGGTCACAGTAAAGGGAAGGTGGTGAATATCAGACGTGGGCAAGCAGGTCTGGGTTGCCGCGGTTTCCAGTTCTCGCAACGAAATATCCCCCAGGCCCAAATCAGATAGGGTAGTGGGCAAACCAATCTCCCGGTAAAAACTGAGGAGTTGTTGGCGAGAGGATGCAGCTAAGTGACTACCTTGGATCAGTTCTTCCAAACGTAACTGGACTAAAATCCCATAGGCCACTTTTTCACCGTGAAGACTTTTTTTCGTTAAGGTCAAGTGGGTTAAACCATTATGAACCGCATGGGCCGCCACCGTCCGACATTGCGCCCCTCCCAGGCCCCCAATCATTCCCGCCATCAACACCGTGGCATCTACCACTTCCTGCCAGGCCGGGCCGCCAATTTCCGTCAGAGCTTCTGGAGATTTTTGGAGCAGCAGATCTCGGAGCACCCGGGCCTGTTGAACTGCGGCAATAATCAGAGTTTGCTGGGAATGACCACTACTGATCGAGGCTTCATACCATTTGGCCAAGGCATCCCCAATTCCGGCAATTAAGGTGCGTTTTGGGGCTGTGGCGATGAGTTGATAATCCAACAACAACAGGTTTGGGCAAGTGGTTAAGCCGACATCGTATTGAAAGGCCCCCGCCGCGTTATAAACATTGGATAGGGCTGTCCAGGCCGCGCAGGTTGCTCCTGAGGTG is from Synechococcus sp. PCC 6312 and encodes:
- a CDS encoding iron-containing alcohol dehydrogenase family protein yields the protein MKPLTTSDLLPTLTIAPAQVQRGWGILAQAPELIANYGHKPLIIGGQQAQAAIRPHLSHLKKSQLLLAWGSPVQDCSEATLAILETELTAHSGNVIIGVGGGKALDTAKLVAQRAKLPIMTIPTSGATCAAWTALSNVYNAAGAFQYDVGLTTCPNLLLLDYQLIATAPKRTLIAGIGDALAKWYEASISSGHSQQTLIIAAVQQARVLRDLLLQKSPEALTEIGGPAWQEVVDATVLMAGMIGGLGGAQCRTVAAHAVHNGLTHLTLTKKSLHGEKVAYGILVQLRLEELIQGSHLAASSRQQLLSFYREIGLPTTLSDLGLGDISLRELETAATQTCLPTSDIHHLPFTVTPAELMAAMISTTAETTAMARPNCTEGIT